CAGAAAGAATCAACAACAGTCAAGAACCAAAACTCTGCTTTCATTATTCTGTCATCAGACACTTTTTCATCATCAGAACTCACATCAgaagttttctgtgttttatacgTCTGAGTGAAAACAGGTATTAAATCATGTTCATGTTGAGACATCCGTTAGAAAGACGTGTTTCTGTCAGAGaaagtaaagaaataaaaatcagGCGACGGATGTCTTGTTTACCCTGGCCGCCTTCTCCGCAGCGTCCGCCAGCCTCTCCATCTCCCTGTCCTTGTTGTCCTGGCGTATGGCGGCCTCCTCCTGCAGCGTGGTCTCCAGCTTGGCCTTGTTGTCGACCTTAGAGAGCTCCATCTCTGCCACCATCAGCTGGGCCTCCTTCGCCTGGAAGAAGAGAAGAACCACagctcagagcagagcagctcATCTGCTTTCACTGCTCTTTAAATCCTGCtcagtgacatcacacacagcGTCTTCACGTACCATGATCTCAGGCAGTGTCTGCAGCGTCGTCTTCAGCTGGTCGGCGGGGGACAGCGTGTCGGGGAGGTACATGGCTcgggacagcagcagcagggacgTGGGGATCTGCTGGTTCAGATGAAGCTCCAGCCACTGCGAGAGAGAGAGCGACATAACAGCACTGCTTTTGGTCTCTGAGCACCAGAACACGTTTTAATATTCAGTTCTGTGATTGGAGGAAATGTTAAATGtcctgtctgtgtttgctgttgttacCTGTGCAAGCTGCTCCCTCAGTCGGTCCTCTGTGACTCCCAGAGATCTCATGCCTCTGACCCGACAGGCCGCCTGCACCTCGTTCACATTCAGACTCTCCACGCCCTCCTCTGCTATcagctggacacacacacacacacacacacacacacacacacacacacacacacacagagcacacagaccACACCTTTGAGTTTAATCACgtcaaatacaatacaatacaaacatttaaaacacagagTAACAGGGAACATGAActgtttctctgcagcatcACCTCTGACCTGGTTTTACTCTTTATGAAAGAGGAGCTGATGGTGATAAAGAGGGAAATAACCTGTTCTTTAAAGCATGACCACACGTTCTAGCAGGAACCTGAAACACATGTATGAACCTGGAGATGAGACTGATATGTTCCCTGTGTAAACCTGAGGCTGATACCTTGTCGTCAGCACGGATGGCTCTGAGCTTCATGATGAGCTGGAAGCGCAGGAAGTTGTTGGTCCCGATGGACTGGAGCTCCAGCAGACGGCAGAGCGCCACCAGCTGAGGTCGGGTCAGGTTGTCCAGAGTCAGTTCATCCTCAAACAGTTTGGAGAATTTGATGATCTGCTCGTTACTGGGACGCTCACCAGAGTCCCGGATCTGCAGAGATGGATCAAGTCAGGACTGTAAATCCTTCTGAGAGGAGGAGTCTGACAGATCTTTATATCTGTTTAAAACCTAAATCATGATTCTCTGACTGAGAGTGTCTCAGTCTGTGTCACTGCTCTGCCACAGGAAGTCAAACTTCAACTGATTTATACTGTGTTCACACTTTGTACTCAACATTGTAGGGTTTTAACTGCTCTTAtcttaaatcaaaagttatcaGGACATCTCACTGGCAGCTTTACTGAAACCTGTGTGAAACAAAGTTCTTAGACTGACTACTGAACTctcacattttacatttatgACCTCAGTTTGAACTACAGTAGTTcactgatgaacacacacacacatacaagtgGACACACTTCACTATATCCACCACCAGGGGGCGGTACTGCGCCTGACGAGGCCCGGCCTCACACCAACCTTCTGGAAGAAGGTGGAGAACTCCTCCGTCACGTTGCCCTGAGCCGCCTTGTTCCTCAGAGCGATCTCCTCGATGGTGTCCTGTAAGAACTTGGCCATCTCCAGTTTGACCCTCAGCTCCGTCTTCAACCGCTCCTCCTAAAAAACAACATGTTACACATTCAGTGTGGTGTGACATAAAATAAATCCCTGTCCATCATGACAACACGGTAACTTCTGTTTCAACAATATTACAAACTGTGaggaaagtaaataaataaatctgtgatCTCCTGAAGGGTTAGTTTTAGTTTAACTCATCAGTCCAGGCTGCAACACGACACCCTCTCTGTCACAGCTCAtcataaactaaataaaacatttgaatgAATCTCTTTGGGTTCATCAACTAATCCAAATATAATCAGGTCATTAATggatgatgaaaataattacATATTATATTCTTATTTGAGCTTCTCAAAGAATATCTGAAAAACATTATTGAAATGTCCTAAAAATAGGATTAAAATGTCTGGAAAAGTGTTCATAATATATTAGGAAAAAAggatttaaatattaaaaaaaatgtttttaatatgttaaatgtcctaaaaatgttgataaactGCCCTAAcacatattaataaaatgtcttaatacatataaataaagtgtcagaaaaatatgtattttttcaatGTCCTTAAACATCTTTATAAAACGTCCGTAAAATTGTCATCAAATAAAAACCTGGGGAATAAGGCGTTACAAAAATAATTCCCTAAAATGGATCTTGTGGATGTTGTGTGTGTCGTGCAGCTTCAGTCTGAGTGATACACTCTAATCACCTTCTTTGACTTTGTCTCAAAGGTGGACGGCAGCATGTTGGGGAAAAGTTTGAGAGCCACAGGAAGCAGGAACTCCATGAAGGGGACGATGATGAAGACCAGGAAGGGAAGAAGTCTGAAGACGTCGGCACATGTTCTGAGGAACTGGAGGGAAATGGGGACAAACTGGAGTTAGAACTGACTCCTCAAAGTGTGGAGATTATTTTAAAGCAGCAGGTTGGTTCACATCACATTTATTGAGCAGCTCAGCAGGTGTCTGCCTGTGTTTGGACTTTCAATAATGTCAAGGGCTTTTCAGGTCGAGTGCCGCAGGCTGCAGCTCACACAGGCctccagcagagagcagcagtgagGGGGGTGTTTACCTCCTCTTCCTTTGTGTGAGGGTACAATCACTCCTCTAATAACAGTTTGAGCCGTCAGCACTTTGAACAGAACCCTCCTAATTCACTGCTGTGTCATTTACATGGAGCCGTCGGACCTCAGTGAACATTCGGCTCACAAACAGGAAGCACAACCGTGAACAATCCTCAGAGGACAGAGGCAGCAGGCAACACTGCTCTGCTTCATTGTGCAGATGTCCGACCGTGGCTTACTGACCGGCCACAGACACAACCCTACAGACGGCCCTGAGGAGAGAAGTCCCTCCTTCTCCACCTGCATGTCAGAGGAGCAGTGGGGTGAAGGACTGAGGCCAGCCTGAGTGAAAAGGCCTTTGTCCACAGCCCCATTGACATGTATATCATCTCCCAGAGCTGCACATcaaaaggagggaggaggggccaCAGATTAAAATAGAAGGAGGTGAATATGAAAGGAGGAGATTAAGGAGCCAGAGCAGGTCCAGGTTAGATGAATGAGGAGTAGATGGGTTTGGGACGTGAGCTCAGAGGGAGTCAGCTGCATCTGAAAAGGTGCTGATGGGTCGGGGAGGGGGCAGGTTTAATGAGGAGGGGGGACTGTGGTCATTATCAGCACTGACCAGCAAGATTTACTCCTACTGTTActcctccatcatcatcatcatcaacatcatcatcatcactcagcacagagcaggttaTATATTGTCACAttctgcacaaactgttgtCATTAAGGATTGTTACAGATACGCGGTGTTTTAAAAGCAGGAATTCGTCACActgtgagaaaaaataaatctagtatagaaataaaaaatgctgcATTAAGATGTGTCgatagtcattttgtttttgcatcgtAGCCTCCCAAGTCAAATCATGAGGCACGTAGAGATTTCACCTCCTCCAGTCACAGCTCAGCTCTTCACTGTACTGTTGCACCATCAGCACGTAGAGACTGACGTGTCCCTCTGTCGTCAGGTATCAGTGCTTCCTGTGAAACTACATAGTAAACATGCCTCTGCACTGATGTCTGAAGAACCTGTACGTTCCTCTGGATCTTTCAGCAGGTATTTAATAATCAGCCTGTTATGTTTAGGATGTAAAGATCGATCTATAAACGTTCTCCTGAGGCTCCactttaatttaatctaatgAATACGAACACGTAGAGCACGGCGAGCTGGATCAGCCATAACAGCCTGGAGCAGTGTTACAGCAGGATCCTGTCACCAGCCTCACTGGTAATGACTGAATGTGGATGTTCAAGAAGTATCTCCATCAGTATCTCTGGCAGCCAAACAACCACATGTTTAACatttctgttcttgttttaacAGCAACTAAATCTGTGGGTGAACTGTGACTGTGACAAAGTGTCTCGGTCACAACAAACAGAGACTCTCCAGTCACACACAGCAGCCACAAATTATtaatgcaaatacaaattaaccTTTTGGTTCccaaacagaataaaaacatgttcagtCCACCAGAcacattttactgctgcagtaaaaatgactgaactgagatgaacagactgaaaacgtCATCTTATTACTAGAGTTACTGCCCTGTGgtaaaatgtctccccttctgttcctgagatatgacgttaaaacatgatgatgtcacagtcaagatgacctttgaccttttgaccttcattattttatcctgttagacatttgtgtcaagtttggtcagaattagtgaatgatTTCTgcagttatggacaaaaacatatttcgtgaggtcacactgacctttgagcactaaattctgatcagttcattcttgagtccaggtggacgtttgtgccaaatttgaaaaaaactccctcaaggctttcttgagatGTCATgttacaagaatgggacggaaTGTTGGATGGACAACTcacaaacataatgcctccggccatggCTGAAACAGAgacttaaaaacaacaacaagtgtATTCTTCAggccaggtggacgtttgtgccacatttaaagaaattccctcaaggtgttcttgagatattgttttCACAAGGATGGGCCGGACGGACGTATGGACAGTGACTGTCGCCGGCGCAGTGGcataaaaacagatgttgacaaagtttttgtTTTGGGAACAAAATTTACAGTTGAAGAAAGATGATgaatcacaatatatttcatCACAATCCTCGGTGTAGATCAACATGTTTAATACCgcaataatatcgtatcgtggggTTTCCACTGACTCCCACTCCTTGTCACCACGTCAGTGAGTCAGTAGTTGAGTGTTTAGGAGGAACAACATACAGCGTGAGAGAGTGACCTGAGCTGAACTGCTCATCTTCCCTGAAATGACGGCTGAGTGCCAACACCTCCATCATCAGCCTGCTGCAGAGAACTCTGGGCCGCCATCCAGACCGTCAGACTCAAAACAAGATACACATCAGGTCAGAGGATAAAACAGGATGTTATTATCACGAGGTCACATCATCTTAACTGCGACTGGAAACCTTCAATAAATTTAAACTGAGCGAGGAGCAGTCAGCGTCTGGTTTGAGTTAGTGATTGTCATCAATGTATTTTTACAAGACATTTCAGACCTTCTATAAACAGTTAGTGTCCAGAGCTTGTGTTGAGGTGAGACGTGGTGATGAGGAGGTTTGGCAGGGGATGAAGATGAGCTGAGGTTAAAGGAGGAGTTTTCTAATCAAAGATGTAACACATGAAGCTTCTTCCTAAAGAGCTTTAATCAAGCAGCACAATCTGCTGAGCGCCCGGTGAGTAAACACTCAGCGTGCAGCCTGGTTTCTATAATTGATCCCATCAGCTCTGAGGATTAAACATTACACAACTACATGTCTGAGCTGTGGCTGCTCACTCATCTCTCAACTGTCAACTGTCAACCCTGAGCTCTCACACAGACTGGAAACTCTGGATGATGGATTTATGGTATAACCACTCAATTTCTGTCAAATATCAGTTTCTGCAATCAGCTGAGGCTGATAACACCTCTGAAGGATGAGGGCCAATATTTCAGGCTGATCCGGTGCAGCCAGCTGATACCTGAGCCCAGACTTCCTCCTGCTCATCTCTGTGAACACTTATCTGTGTATGAGTGCTGATACAATTGAAATAAAAGCTAATGTGAAGCCAACAGTTGACGTCAGATGATAGCTGACAGATTCCACCTCtcagactgtttacctgctgatcaaatgtgattggttaaTACGACTCAgaccacaaacagaaaacaaaacatctgatACCAACACCTGTCCCGTCACCTGAAAATTCTGCAGGTATCTTTTAATAAAGATCAAAATCTCCTGTCACAGAGCAGACCTCAGCTCACAGTGATGTTTACACTGACACTGTTCACACAGAGGTGGCGCCATAGAGCCACTACGACGCCCCGTCTTTACACAAGACCAAATGACGGCAGCATCATGTGGCTCCAGTTTGTGATGTCAGCATGACATCACAAATGACATGTAACATAACAgaaactgctaacagctgctgttcttcttctttgagttagccgctaactgctaacagctgctgttcttcttctttgagttagctgctaactgctaacagctgctgttcttcttctttgagttagccgctaactgctaacagctgctgtccctcttctttgagttagctgctaactgctaacagctgctgttcttcttctttgagttagctgctaactgctgctgttcttcttctttgagttagccgctaactgctaacagctgctgtccctcttctttgagttagccgctaactgctaacagctgctgttcttcttctttgagttagccgctaactgctaacagctgctgtccctcttctttgagttagccgctaactgctaacagctgctgttcttcttctttgagttagccgctaactgctaacagctgctgtccttcttctttgagttagccgctaaatgctaacagctgctgttcttcttctttgagttagccgctaactgctaacagctgctgttcttcttctttgagttagccactaactgctacTTCTGTAATCACCGGTGGTGAGTCACAAACATAACACGTCATCAACACGTCACACCCGCCCTGCCGCCTGTCCTGTTTATACGGACATTGTTTTGGCGCTGTCACTACCTCCGCTGccgacatgtgatgtcatttttgttgtttataaagagctgctgaaCATATACAGAACATATTGCAGAGCTCACCTGTCTCCTCTCACGGCGGGACAGAGCGTGTCCGTTCAGCACCCTCCACAGCATCCGCCCAGCGATGGTGGTATCGATCCACAGCAGCCTGAAGCCGTGGTAGTAGTGCTTGATCTCGTCTATGACCCGCTGTCGCAGCGTCCTTCTCACAGGTTCTGCGTCCAGCGTGGGACTGTACACCGGCCCTCCTTcctccagcttcttcttcttgtccttTAATGAGCGCAGAGACTTCTCCACCTTGGAGTCGTCCCATCTCCTCCTGGAGGTGTGTATCCACCTGACACCGGGGATGTCCTGTGGTCGCGCTATCGTCCACTGGGCCCCCGCTGTGAGTGAGGAGTACACTGAAGAGGAGGCCCCAGACACAAAGGCACAGTAGAGGCGCTGAGAGTCCGGGCCCTGGGAGAGGCCCACATATCCATCTGacagggggagggagggacCACATGAAGGGACCTGGGACAGACTGCCGAGTCTGAGTCCATCAAGTCTGAGAAGAGACAAGATGAAGAGCTTCAGAACGAACAGTGTGAGCTCAGTGTCAGAGAGAAATCTATTTAAATACAGTATCagtctttgacctttgaccttcgaacaacaaaaatctaatcagtatattcttcagtccaagtggacgtttgtgccaaatttaaagcaaataaataatGTCTAAAGAGTAAAGCTGTACCAAGTGTTTCATTCAACAGTAGCTCAACAAGTCAGATTCCTGTTAGATTCATCAACAGACCAGAGGAATGTTCTGCTTCTCTTCACTTTCAGTAGTTACTGCAGCCGCCTTTATAAAGTTCGTAGTGTCACGCACAGTCTGCTCACAATCAGCACAGACTATTGTCTCATAACATcacgccctgaactttgaccctcttactCATATatctgttaccatggagataaaacaaaacgcTGGAGCTCGCCACAGATGGAGGTCGACCTGAAGAGATCTGATGTTGTTCTGTCACAGTAAGTAATGACTGCACTCTGTAGATCCTAACATGTTATGTTCATGACAGAAACGTCACAGAGGCTTCACAGTTAAATGACACTGACGTCCTTCTTTTGTTATATTTAGGATCATTTTATTCAATTAGACAATTCACATTCCTACTGTTACTGTTCCACtggtgtcactgtgacctctgacaGCTGATGTGACGCATCgtccgctgtgcagaggattgtgggtcagaacagACAGTAAAGTGTGGTGCCTTACAGACTGCAGAGTGTGACCTGATGTAGCACAACATCCTGATGCTTTTGGTGCACTGCATTTAACATACTTAATCTTTTTCTGGGGTTCTGTATAGTGTGGTCGTGTGAGGATTGTAACGCACAGCAAGATATCAGAAACAATACATTTAAGATGAGACGTCACACTCACATCACTCAGGGTTCAACAGGAGCTGGTTTCAGACATCACAGCTGAATCTGAGGAGAGCACACAGCTCTACAGACCTCCAACACTGCAGTCGTATCGTATGttaccatgtgtgtgtgtgtgtgtgtgtgtgtgtgtctgaaaaaacacatttaatggtCTTACTTTGAACTGGAGAGTCTGAGCGCTGTGCAGTTGAAACAGGCTCCATCTTGAACTTTCCCTGAAAGAAGAgagatgaacacatgaacagcTGATCATCAGATGGACTCTTTCACTCAGCAGCTGTCTGCAGCTTCTCACTGCTCACACACATGAACTTCACCTCTCcactcactgacacagacaccaaCAGAACCACACACTGGTTCATACTGGTGTTGATATGAGGTCTGTATAAAAAGTCTGCACTGACTCTGAACCTTCATCACATGGTAGAAAGCAAATGTTCAGCCTGATGCAGCAGATGGTTTGTTCCACGGAACCATCTGAGCAGGTGTCACATCAACTGTTTGGAGGAGGACGGGCACGACAACAAATACTGAGCAGGTGATTGGATGAACCATCAGTCTGTCATCGTCTGGCACAGGCCAGTCAGGAGCAGAGCGATCAGTGAAGTCAGTGCGCTCCAGTTCTGACAGAACCAATGCCACTGCAGTAACAACCTCACTGAAGACAGCTCAGAACAACCAGGCTGAGAGCAGCGACCCTGCCTACAGCAGCCACAGAACACTGAACAACAGATAGCTCAAGTTTTTGAGGTTCTTCTGTTGTATATTGTTCTTTGTATGGcatttaactgtgtgtgtggttgtgtgtgagcatgtggtGCATGGCAGTGGTTCAACCGGTGGATCACAGGTTCACTCTGAATGGACTCGTGCAAGtgtcaaaaaacacactttattttgaggtacagtaaatttattttgaagtttcctgctgtagagctACTGATGGACAGGTAACTGACCGATGGTGCTTCTCCAAGTTTAAACAGCTGAATTGAAG
This Epinephelus lanceolatus isolate andai-2023 chromosome 15, ASM4190304v1, whole genome shotgun sequence DNA region includes the following protein-coding sequences:
- the letm1 gene encoding mitochondrial proton/calcium exchanger protein isoform X2 — protein: MALILFTRSRAPLMNTSRSLKSELRKSKGKVQDGACFNCTALRLSSSKLDGLRLGSLSQVPSCGPSLPLSDGYVGLSQGPDSQRLYCAFVSGASSSVYSSLTAGAQWTIARPQDIPGVRWIHTSRRRWDDSKVEKSLRSLKDKKKKLEEGGPVYSPTLDAEPVRRTLRQRVIDEIKHYYHGFRLLWIDTTIAGRMLWRVLNGHALSRRERRQFLRTCADVFRLLPFLVFIIVPFMEFLLPVALKLFPNMLPSTFETKSKKEERLKTELRVKLEMAKFLQDTIEEIALRNKAAQGNVTEEFSTFFQKIRDSGERPSNEQIIKFSKLFEDELTLDNLTRPQLVALCRLLELQSIGTNNFLRFQLIMKLRAIRADDKLIAEEGVESLNVNEVQAACRVRGMRSLGVTEDRLREQLAQWLELHLNQQIPTSLLLLSRAMYLPDTLSPADQLKTTLQTLPEIMAKEAQLMVAEMELSKVDNKAKLETTLQEEAAIRQDNKDREMERLADAAEKAAREGELEPKAEPVVSDMAAHSETLRDTAPVIEGIKFEQWQKLLRLQGEEITKEEIDLLSDACSKLKEQKKLLTLEKEELEELKDDVQEYNEDLEEIKKELSKTGQEKALEESKASQRLSKRVNRMIGRIDKIILELEKDKVILDGQMDSGTTPPVGLFFTKVSDASRENLISIDELIGVMRQIQNIPEHKLQSIAEALDDNKDGKIDIDDVIKVVELIDKEDIDISTSQVADIMVMLQKEEKLIEKEKAKEKAEKEQAATRNS
- the letm1 gene encoding mitochondrial proton/calcium exchanger protein isoform X4, with product MALILFTRSRAPLMNTSRSLKSELRKSKGKVQDGACFNCTALRLSSSKLDGLRLGSLSQVPSCGPSLPLSDGYVGLSQGPDSQRLYCAFVSGASSSVYSSLTAGAQWTIARPQDIPGVRWIHTSRRRWDDSKVEKSLRSLKDKKKKLEEGGPVYSPTLDAEPVRRTLRQRVIDEIKHYYHGFRLLWIDTTIAGRMLWRVLNGHALSRRERRQFLRTCADVFRLLPFLVFIIVPFMEFLLPVALKLFPNMLPSTFETKSKKEERLKTELRVKLEMAKFLQDTIEEIALRNKAAQGNVTEEFSTFFQKIRDSGERPSNEQIIKFSKLFEDELTLDNLTRPQLVALCRLLELQSIGTNNFLRFQLIMKLRAIRADDKLIAEEGVESLNVNEVQAACRVRGMRSLGVTEDRLREQLAQWLELHLNQQIPTSLLLLSRAMYLPDTLSPADQLKTTLQTLPEIMAKEAQLMVAEMELSKVDNKAKLETTLQEEAAIRQDNKDREMERLADAAEKAAREGELEPKAEPVVSDMAAHSETLRDTAPVIEGIKFEQWQKLLRLQGEEITKEEIDLLSDACSKLKEQKKLLTLEKEELEELKDDVQEYNEDLEEIKKELSKTGQEKALEESKASQRLSKRVNRMIGRIDKIILELEKDKVILDGQMDSGTTPPVGLFYTFRENLISIDELIGVMRQIQNIPEHKLQSIAEALDDNKDGKIDIDDVIKVVELIDKEDIDISTSQVADIMVMLQKEEKLIEKEKAKEKAEKEQAATRNS
- the letm1 gene encoding mitochondrial proton/calcium exchanger protein isoform X6, producing MALILFTRSRAPLMNTSRSLKSELRKSKGKVQDGACFNCTALRLSSSKLDGLRLGSLSQVPSCGPSLPLSDGYVGLSQGPDSQRLYCAFVSGASSSVYSSLTAGAQWTIARPQDIPGVRWIHTSRRRWDDSKVEKSLRSLKDKKKKLEEGGPVYSPTLDAEPVRRTLRQRVIDEIKHYYHGFRLLWIDTTIAGRMLWRVLNGHALSRRERRQFLRTCADVFRLLPFLVFIIVPFMEFLLPVALKLFPNMLPSTFETKSKKEERLKTELRVKLEMAKFLQDTIEEIALRNKAAQGNVTEEFSTFFQKIRDSGERPSNEQIIKFSKLFEDELTLDNLTRPQLVALCRLLELQSIGTNNFLRFQLIMKLRAIRADDKLIAEEGVESLNVNEVQAACRVRGMRSLGVTEDRLREQLAQWLELHLNQQIPTSLLLLSRAMYLPDTLSPADQLKTTLQTLPEIMAKEAQLMVAEMELSKVDNKAKLETTLQEEAAIRQDNKDREMERLADAAEKAAREGELEPKAEPVVSDMAAHSETLRDTAPVIEGIKGEEITKEEIDLLSDACSKLKEQKKLLTLEKEELEELKDDVQEYNEDLEEIKKELSKTGQEKALEESKASQRLSKRVNRMIGRIDKIILELEKDKVILDGQMDSGTTPPVGLFYTFRENLISIDELIGVMRQIQNIPEHKLQSIAEALDDNKDGKIDIDDVIKVVELIDKEDIDISTSQVADIMVMLQKEEKLIEKEKAKEKAEKEQAATRNS
- the letm1 gene encoding mitochondrial proton/calcium exchanger protein isoform X7 — translated: MALILFTRSRAPLMNTSRSLKSELRKSKGKVQDGACFNCTALRLSSSKLDGLRLGSLSQVPSCGPSLPLSDGYVGLSQGPDSQRLYCAFVSGASSSVYSSLTAGAQWTIARPQDIPGVRWIHTSRRRWDDSKVEKSLRSLKDKKKKLEEGGPVYSPTLDAEPVRRTLRQRVIDEIKHYYHGFRLLWIDTTIAGRMLWRVLNGHALSRRERRQFLRTCADVFRLLPFLVFIIVPFMEFLLPVALKLFPNMLPSTFETKSKKEERLKTELRVKLEMAKFLQDTIEEIALRNKAAQGNVTEEFSTFFQKIRDSGERPSNEQIIKFSKLFEDELTLDNLTRPQLVALCRLLELQSIGTNNFLRFQLIMKLRAIRADDKLIAEEGVESLNVNEVQAACRVRGMRSLGVTEDRLREQLAQWLELHLNQQIPTSLLLLSRAMYLPDTLSPADQLKTTLQTLPEIMAKEAQLMVAEMELSKVDNKAKLETTLQEEAAIRQDNKDREMERLADAAEKAAREGELEPKAEPVVSDMAAHSETLRDTAPVIEGIKGEEITKEEIDLLSDACSKLKEQKKLLTLEKEELEELKDDVQEYNEDLEEIKKELSKTGQEKALEESKASQRLSKRVNRMIGRIDKIILELEKDKVILDGQMDSGTTPPVGENLISIDELIGVMRQIQNIPEHKLQSIAEALDDNKDGKIDIDDVIKVVELIDKEDIDISTSQVADIMVMLQKEEKLIEKEKAKEKAEKEQAATRNS
- the letm1 gene encoding mitochondrial proton/calcium exchanger protein isoform X3 gives rise to the protein MALILFTRSRAPLMNTSRSLKSELRKSKGKVQDGACFNCTALRLSSSKLDGLRLGSLSQVPSCGPSLPLSDGYVGLSQGPDSQRLYCAFVSGASSSVYSSLTAGAQWTIARPQDIPGVRWIHTSRRRWDDSKVEKSLRSLKDKKKKLEEGGPVYSPTLDAEPVRRTLRQRVIDEIKHYYHGFRLLWIDTTIAGRMLWRVLNGHALSRRERRQFLRTCADVFRLLPFLVFIIVPFMEFLLPVALKLFPNMLPSTFETKSKKEERLKTELRVKLEMAKFLQDTIEEIALRNKAAQGNVTEEFSTFFQKIRDSGERPSNEQIIKFSKLFEDELTLDNLTRPQLVALCRLLELQSIGTNNFLRFQLIMKLRAIRADDKLIAEEGVESLNVNEVQAACRVRGMRSLGVTEDRLREQLAQWLELHLNQQIPTSLLLLSRAMYLPDTLSPADQLKTTLQTLPEIMAKEAQLMVAEMELSKVDNKAKLETTLQEEAAIRQDNKDREMERLADAAEKAAREGELEPKAEPVVSDMAAHSETLRDTAPVIEGIKGEEITKEEIDLLSDACSKLKEQKKLLTLEKEELEELKDDVQEYNEDLEEIKKELSKTGQEKALEESKASQRLSKRVNRMIGRIDKIILELEKDKVILDGQMDSGTTPPVGLFFTKVSDASSLFYTFRENLISIDELIGVMRQIQNIPEHKLQSIAEALDDNKDGKIDIDDVIKVVELIDKEDIDISTSQVADIMVMLQKEEKLIEKEKAKEKAEKEQAATRNS
- the letm1 gene encoding mitochondrial proton/calcium exchanger protein isoform X1, coding for MALILFTRSRAPLMNTSRSLKSELRKSKGKVQDGACFNCTALRLSSSKLDGLRLGSLSQVPSCGPSLPLSDGYVGLSQGPDSQRLYCAFVSGASSSVYSSLTAGAQWTIARPQDIPGVRWIHTSRRRWDDSKVEKSLRSLKDKKKKLEEGGPVYSPTLDAEPVRRTLRQRVIDEIKHYYHGFRLLWIDTTIAGRMLWRVLNGHALSRRERRQFLRTCADVFRLLPFLVFIIVPFMEFLLPVALKLFPNMLPSTFETKSKKEERLKTELRVKLEMAKFLQDTIEEIALRNKAAQGNVTEEFSTFFQKIRDSGERPSNEQIIKFSKLFEDELTLDNLTRPQLVALCRLLELQSIGTNNFLRFQLIMKLRAIRADDKLIAEEGVESLNVNEVQAACRVRGMRSLGVTEDRLREQLAQWLELHLNQQIPTSLLLLSRAMYLPDTLSPADQLKTTLQTLPEIMAKEAQLMVAEMELSKVDNKAKLETTLQEEAAIRQDNKDREMERLADAAEKAAREGELEPKAEPVVSDMAAHSETLRDTAPVIEGIKFEQWQKLLRLQGEEITKEEIDLLSDACSKLKEQKKLLTLEKEELEELKDDVQEYNEDLEEIKKELSKTGQEKALEESKASQRLSKRVNRMIGRIDKIILELEKDKVILDGQMDSGTTPPVGLFFTKVSDASSLFYTFRENLISIDELIGVMRQIQNIPEHKLQSIAEALDDNKDGKIDIDDVIKVVELIDKEDIDISTSQVADIMVMLQKEEKLIEKEKAKEKAEKEQAATRNS
- the letm1 gene encoding mitochondrial proton/calcium exchanger protein isoform X5, which produces MALILFTRSRAPLMNTSRSLKSELRKSKGKVQDGACFNCTALRLSSSKLDGLRLGSLSQVPSCGPSLPLSDGYVGLSQGPDSQRLYCAFVSGASSSVYSSLTAGAQWTIARPQDIPGVRWIHTSRRRWDDSKVEKSLRSLKDKKKKLEEGGPVYSPTLDAEPVRRTLRQRVIDEIKHYYHGFRLLWIDTTIAGRMLWRVLNGHALSRRERRQFLRTCADVFRLLPFLVFIIVPFMEFLLPVALKLFPNMLPSTFETKSKKEERLKTELRVKLEMAKFLQDTIEEIALRNKAAQGNVTEEFSTFFQKIRDSGERPSNEQIIKFSKLFEDELTLDNLTRPQLVALCRLLELQSIGTNNFLRFQLIMKLRAIRADDKLIAEEGVESLNVNEVQAACRVRGMRSLGVTEDRLREQLAQWLELHLNQQIPTSLLLLSRAMYLPDTLSPADQLKTTLQTLPEIMAKEAQLMVAEMELSKVDNKAKLETTLQEEAAIRQDNKDREMERLADAAEKAAREGELEPKAEPVVSDMAAHSETLRDTAPVIEGIKFEQWQKLLRLQGEEITKEEIDLLSDACSKLKEQKKLLTLEKEELEELKDDVQEYNEDLEEIKKELSKTGQEKALEESKASQRLSKRVNRMIGRIDKIILELEKDKVILDGQMDSGTTPPVGENLISIDELIGVMRQIQNIPEHKLQSIAEALDDNKDGKIDIDDVIKVVELIDKEDIDISTSQVADIMVMLQKEEKLIEKEKAKEKAEKEQAATRNS